The following are encoded together in the Humulus lupulus chromosome 5, drHumLupu1.1, whole genome shotgun sequence genome:
- the LOC133834486 gene encoding rust resistance kinase Lr10-like yields the protein MYNSIEEFLHTQNNLIPIRYSFREIKKMTRNFKNKLGEGGYGSVFKGKLRSGRIVAVKILSKSKGNGQDFINEIATIGRIHHVNVVHLIGFCVHSSKHALVYDFMANGSLEKYIFSQEGGVISLSCKQIFEISLGVARGIEYMHQGCYMQILHFDIKPHNILLDENFIPKVSDFGLARLCPLGNNTMSLTAARGTLGYIAPELFYKNIGGVSNKADVYSFGMLLMEMTGKRKNIDALAENTSQIYFPSWAHDQLSQGKNVDVATTDTDGEISKIIKKMIIVALWCIQLKPSDRPTMNKVIELLEGEVECLQMPPKPSLCELEKPIEHVQETLYSVESTIPSLTLPR from the coding sequence ATGTATAATTCTATTGAGGAGTTTCTTCATACACAAAATAACCTCATTCCTATAAGATACTCATTCAGAGAGATAAAAAAGATGACCCGAAATTTCAAGAACAAATTAGGTGAAGGAGGTTATGGTTCTGTATTCAAAGGAAAGCTTCGTAGTGGTCGTATTGTTGCAGTTAAGATATTGAGTAAATCCAAAGGAAATGGGCAAGACTTTATCAATGAAATTGCTACAATTGGAAGAATTCATCATGTTAATGTTGTTCATTTGATAGGCTTTTGTGTCCACTCCTCAAAACATGCTCTTGTGTATGATTTCATGGCTAATGGATCTttggaaaaatatatattttctcaagAAGGAGGAGTTATCTCATTAAGTTGCAAGCAAATTTTTGAAATTTCACTTGGCGTGGCACGTGGAATTGAGTACATGCACCAAGGATGTTACATGCAAATTTTACACTTTGATATTAAACCCCACAACATTCTCTTGGATGAAAATTTTATTCCAAAAGTTTCTGATTTTGGGTTAGCAAGATTGTGCCCATTAGGAAATAATACTATGTCCCTAACTGCAGCAAGAGGAACCTTAGGATACATAGCACCAGAgctattttacaaaaatattggAGGAGTTTCTAATAAAGCTGATGTGTATAGTTTTGGAATGTTACTGATGGAAATGACaggtaaaagaaaaaatatagacGCACTTGCAGAAAATACTAGCCAAATTTACTTTCCTTCATGGGCACATGATCAATTAAGTCAAGGAAAAAATGTAGACGTAGCAACAACAGATACAGATGGcgaaatttcaaaaattataaagaaGATGATTATAGTAGCATTATGGTGTATACAACTAAAGCCAAGTGATCGCCCTACAATGAACAAAGTCATAGAATTGCTTGAAGGAGAAGTTGAATGTCTACAAATGCCTCCTAAGCCTTCCCTATGTGAATTAGAGAAGCCGATTGAGCATGTCCAAGAAACATTGTATTCAGTTGAGTCAACAATACCATCATTAACACTCCCAAGATAA